The following are encoded together in the Bradyrhizobium genosp. L genome:
- the rpmI gene encoding 50S ribosomal protein L35 — protein MPKLKTKSGAKKRFKVTATGKVMHAQRGKRHGMIKRTKKQIRQLRGTRVLFKTDGDNVKKYFLPNA, from the coding sequence ATGCCCAAGTTGAAGACCAAATCGGGCGCTAAAAAGCGCTTCAAGGTGACGGCCACTGGCAAAGTCATGCACGCCCAGCGGGGCAAGCGCCACGGCATGATCAAGCGGACCAAGAAGCAGATCCGTCAGCTCCGCGGCACCCGCGTGCTGTTCAAGACCGACGGCGACAACGTCAAGAAGTACTTCTTGCCGAACGCCTGA
- the rplT gene encoding 50S ribosomal protein L20, with the protein MSRVKRGVTAHAKHKKVYKAAKGYYGRRKNTIRTAKQAVEKAGQYAFRDRKRKKRTFRALWIQRINAAVRPFGMTYSVFINGLSKSGIVVDRKVLSDLAIAEPAAFQAIAEKAKAALAA; encoded by the coding sequence ATGTCTCGCGTCAAACGCGGTGTGACCGCTCACGCCAAGCACAAGAAAGTCTACAAGGCCGCCAAGGGCTATTACGGCCGCCGCAAGAACACGATCCGCACTGCCAAGCAGGCGGTCGAAAAGGCCGGCCAGTACGCCTTCCGCGACCGCAAGCGCAAGAAGCGCACCTTCCGCGCGCTCTGGATCCAGCGCATCAACGCCGCGGTTCGTCCGTTCGGCATGACCTACAGCGTGTTCATCAACGGCCTGTCGAAGTCGGGCATCGTCGTCGACCGCAAGGTGCTGTCGGATCTCGCGATTGCCGAACCGGCGGCGTTCCAGGCCATCGCCGAGAAGGCCAAGGCCGCGCTGGCGGCCTGA
- the pheS gene encoding phenylalanine--tRNA ligase subunit alpha produces MSDLATLETSILDQIAAASDEAALEAVRVAALGKKGSISALLATLGKMSPDERKTEGARINLAKDAVTQALTARRDVLKAAALDARLASETIDVTLPLRATPAETGRIHPLSQTWDELTTIFADMGFAVAEGPDIETDDYNFTKLNFPVGHPAREMHDTFFFNPKEDGSRMLLRTHTSPVQVRTMLSQKPPIRVICPGRTYRIDSDATHTPQFHQVEGLVIDKGSHLGHLKWILHEFCKAFFEVDHINMRFRPSFFPFTEPSLEVDIQCRRDKGEIRFGEGEDWMEILGCGMVHPNVLRACGIDPDVYQGFAWGMGIDRIAMLKYGIADLRQLFENDIRWLNHYGFKPLDTPTIAGGLSS; encoded by the coding sequence GTGTCCGACCTCGCAACGCTCGAAACATCCATCCTCGACCAGATCGCCGCCGCTTCCGACGAGGCCGCCCTCGAGGCGGTCCGCGTCGCAGCCCTCGGCAAGAAGGGTTCGATCTCGGCACTGCTTGCGACCCTCGGCAAGATGTCGCCGGACGAGCGCAAGACCGAAGGCGCCAGGATCAACCTCGCCAAGGACGCGGTGACGCAGGCGCTCACCGCGCGGCGCGATGTGCTGAAGGCCGCCGCGCTCGATGCCCGCCTCGCCTCCGAGACCATCGACGTCACGCTGCCGCTGCGCGCCACGCCGGCCGAGACCGGCCGCATCCATCCGCTGAGCCAGACCTGGGACGAACTCACCACGATCTTCGCCGATATGGGATTTGCGGTCGCCGAAGGTCCCGACATCGAGACCGACGACTACAACTTCACCAAGCTGAACTTCCCGGTCGGCCATCCCGCCCGCGAGATGCACGACACCTTCTTCTTCAACCCGAAGGAGGACGGCTCGCGCATGCTGTTGCGCACCCACACCTCGCCGGTGCAGGTGCGCACCATGCTGAGCCAGAAGCCGCCGATCCGCGTGATCTGCCCCGGCCGCACCTACCGTATCGATTCCGATGCGACGCACACGCCGCAGTTCCATCAGGTCGAGGGCCTCGTCATCGACAAGGGTTCGCATCTCGGCCACCTCAAATGGATCCTGCACGAGTTCTGCAAGGCGTTCTTCGAGGTCGACCACATCAACATGCGCTTCCGTCCCTCGTTCTTCCCGTTCACCGAGCCGTCGCTCGAGGTCGACATCCAGTGCCGCCGCGACAAGGGCGAGATCCGCTTCGGTGAGGGCGAGGACTGGATGGAGATCCTCGGCTGCGGCATGGTGCACCCGAACGTGCTGCGCGCCTGCGGCATCGATCCCGACGTCTACCAGGGCTTCGCCTGGGGCATGGGCATCGACCGCATCGCGATGCTGAAATACGGCATCGCCGACCTGCGCCAGCTGTTCGAGAACGACATCCGCT